GGTGTCATACACGCAGATGCAGACGAGGGTGATAAGTGGGTTGGGTTTTGGGATGGTAGCAGTTCATGAAGTATAGCAGTTTTGTTACTCTGCCAATATAATTAACCTGCTTGGCCCTGTAGAGTGTTTCTATAATGCAGGCTTCTGCTGTATTAGTTCAAAGTTCTTGTTTTGATGCACATTTTTCATGTCCTCTCTACATTGTTGTAATAAAAAGTAGATTTATCCAAGGGTAGATCTAGAGTTCCTATATTGGGGTTTGCAGACGTCAGGCTTAGGATGTGGCATAGACCAAGGCCAGCCTCACGATGGGGGAGGGAGTCAGCCATGAGGCATCTACTTTCACTCCAGGCCAGATGGTGGTGGAGACCTGCCAAGGGGAAAGAGGCTCAGAATTTCTTTACCCTACAGATAGCGGCTGTAGTTATGGCCTGCAAAAAAACTTGTGAAACCATATGAGGAACTCTGCGTTCTCTGGTTTGGAACCACACTGCTCAGATGTACTGTATCTTTCAGGGTCTTCGGTTTTTTCTGGTgtttagcttgtttttttttctgtgtcctGCCAGTAACCTTTCCCCAATGTCTCTGCCCAGACCTGATCCAGTGTACCAATGAGATGAATGTGAACATCCCCCAGCTGGCGGACACTTTGTTTGAGAGGACCACCAACACCAGCTGGGTCGTGGTCTTCAAGTCCCTCATCACTACCCACCACCTCATGGTCTACGGCAATGAGGTGAGCAGGATGCAGCTGGTGTCGAACTACAGTCTGAATTCAGAGATGGTCTTAAATGGGTACAACCAGTCTTGGTGGCGCTCTGGGATAGAACAGCACGAGTGTTTCCCCATCACTTCCTTTTGTGTACTTCTCTTTGCTCTTAATGTTACTTGGCTTTTATGTAGGCCgatcttgttttttttaaacttgcaTTAACTTCTGCCTTGTATTGAGTGGCAGTGATTATTAGTTATAGCCAGGGTTATTCTTTATAGAAGACCAATGCTAACCATGTTCTCTCTTTACACTGTACACTGCTGTAGTTGCCTAGATAATCTCAATGTTTGCTTGTTTATAGTGGTGGATTTACCTGTTTTCTTTGCAAAGTGTGTGACAGCTGAGATGTCCATGTAATGTAATGGCCATTGTAATAGTTTCTTGAAGGCTGGCTTGTTACATTCTGCTCAATCAGATTTATTGTAGGGATAAAACCCCATTATGTTGAACTTTGCTCTATATTCtgtgcaattctaatcatttttcactttttttttattgcagcgaTTTATACAATACTTGGCTTCAAGGAACACTTTATTCAACCTGAGCAATTTTTTGGACAAAAGTGGGTTACAGGGTGAGTGATACTGCTTCAACAGTCGGTTTTGCGTTTGACATGCTAGCATAAGATGTGCTAGACCACATGAAATGAATATGCAAATCACAAACATTTAGAAGCCCGTATTCGGGTTCTGTCAGACATGACTGGTTCACTGCTCCTCCAGCTGGCGTGTCATGTctggggggggcggagccttCTGGAAGGTTACATTTGGATTGGGATAGCTGAAGGTCTTTAAAGTCTAATCAATGCCTAGCATAGGATTGTGGGTCATATTAGTGCCTCCCTCTTTTCAGAGTGTATCTGTTGTAATGTGCTTTATGGGTTACGTGTGGCCTTCCAGGACTATGTTAGCATGACACGTTTTGGTTTCCTATGCAGGGTCTTCCTATGCAAATGAGCTTGCCAGCAGTTGTTTCCTAAGCTGAGGGAAAGGGAAATGCGCGTGTGTATGTTAATACCCGGGTGCACTGTCCTCTGGCAGCCTGCTCCAGAGGGAGCCGTCTTTGGGAAGGCAGGGTCTCTGGAGCCCTActgcccccacaccccccctccccccttttttttttaaatcagcggCAATATCACGTGCTGTCAGAGTGCCGGAGCTACCGGGCAGCCCTGATGGCGGTTTCTCACTGGCTCTGCCTCCCATACTGCTGGGAGACATTGAATCCGCTTACTGAAGACTCTGTTACCAAACAGCTCACTGTTTAAAATGAATAACTCCGACTCAGACTCCTCATACTTTGCCTTGCATTTGCACTCTATTTCTCTTTTAACCTGTGACAGTATTTGTGTTAAGCCCCTCATCTGGTTTTACAGAATGTTACTCTCCAAcattgcatttacatttattcttCTGGCAGACGTTTTTCTCAAAACGATTCCCAGCAGCAAATGTTTCTCTGTGTTTAGGCCTCTGAGGGCACGCATGTTTGCGCTAAGGCAAAGAGggctttaaatataaaaggccaCCTAGTTAAATGAAGTGCCCTTGATCAGGCTCTCGTACAGGGATGAACGGCACAGTTTCTCATTGCCTGTCTCTGTGTGGTTTAATTTCATGTTGGGAAAGTGATTTTTACCTGTGCAGACAGACCGAAATTGGGGTGTCCAGGCCACAGGAGCTGGGCCTGGCACCAGTTAGCAGATGCGCAGTGCTTTGTCACAGGCCAAAATCCATGTATACTTTTTCTGATGTCGGTCCCTTCCTAGGTTATGACATGTCGACTTTCATCAGAAGGTATAGCCGTTACCTGAATGAGAAAGCAGTTTCTTACAGACAAGTCGCTTTtgacttcacaaaagtaaaacgaGGGTAAGTTCactttccttttttcttttcttccttCCCCCAGCTGTTCAGTATTTGGAAATGAACTCGTTTGATTTCTATTAAGCTGTCCAGGCAACCGTTTTGTGGTAGAAAGCCAATGATCTCAGTGTGAAAGATGTGTGCTGCTCTCCCAGTCTTCCACCTCCAAACCCTCTGCATCTTCTGAGTGATCACAACACCCGTCCCTCAGTCAAAATAAACCACTTCCTTAATGTTGTTTTTATACCAAAGTGCTGATGGAGTGATGAGGACCATGAACACAGAAAAGCTCCTGAAGACCATCCCTATAATTCAGAATCAGATGGATGCTCTTCTTGATTTCAACGTGAGTAGTTCTTTTGTGATTCTGAATAGGCAAGAGAATAAACTATCGCtattgaaatccatccatccatccattttccaaaccgcttatcctactgggtcgcggggggtccggagcctatcccggaagcaatgggcacgaggcagggaacaatcctggatggggggccagcccaacgcagggcacattcacacaccattcactcacacatgcacacccacgggcaatttagcaagtccaattagcctcagcatgtttttggactgtggggggaaaccggagcacccggaggaaaccccacgacgacatggggagaacatgcaaactccacacacatgtgacccaggcggacactcgaacccaggtcccagaggtgtgaggcaacagtgctaaccactgcaccaccatgccgccaccCGCTATTGAAATATCGAGTTTAATTACAGGTTAGCTGGTTATGCTGGCCTGTTCTTttgtaatagtttttttttgttccttagGTCAATGCCAATGAGCTTACAAATGGGGTAATCAATGCAGCTTTCATGCTCCTGTTCAAAGATGCAATCAGGCTGTTTGCGGCCTATAATGAAGGAATCATCAACCTGTTAGGTGAGTGACTCCACGCGGCCCTGCATTTATAGACCCTTTGTGTCTCATGGTGTTTCACCAGCACGGGGAAACCTTTGAGTTTTTTGTTGGCCTCAGATTGTTGAATTTATAACGTTATCGCTGTACACGCTGAACTACCTGTCATGCCACACTTTTTTCTTTGAATTTAACGCTGTGTCAGTATTTCTTTGCCATGTTTCTTTTGGGCACGCCAGCATGAGTTAAATTATAAGAGCTTGTATGTCTTTATCACTGCTGTGGTCAAAGGTCAGTCAGCTGCTCGTTAAGAGAGTGGGATAAATCCAGCGCTGTCATCTTGCTGAGGTCGTAGTTCACAGAGGCGCCCGTCTATGCCATCGACGTgccctgaccccccacccccaccccacgtaGTGtccagtttcattaagtgtgcgGTCCCATCGTGTCCCTAGCCTAGCTGAGGGATGACACTTTTAATTCCTTCTTAAAGTGCTTTGCCCTTGTGGCTCTGGGTTAACCTGAAGCAGCTGTCTCTCTGTATGGCTATTTTCCAGTAAGTCCTGTATATAAATTTCCCTGTAAGCTGGCTATGAAGAAGAAAGCCTTTGTTTCCTTTTCAAATTAATACTGAACCCTGACCCCTCAAAATAGAGAAATACTTCGACATGAAGAAGACCCAGTGTAAAGAAGGCCTTGACATCTACAAGAAATTCCTCACCCGGATGACAAGGATCTCAGAGTTCCTCAAAGTTGCAGAGGTGAGCTTTCCTGGGATGCCTTTAAGGGGTTCCTGAGGGCGACATATTCCTGACCTATGCTGTCTTTTCACAGCAAGTGGGCATCGATCGGGGGGACATTCCAGACCTGTCTCAGGTAAGACACCTGGTCCGGACCGATGAACTCATTTTCCCCTTGGCTTGCCCCCTTGCTAGTACCTCTTCCACATCTCCCTGGCCGAACTTACTTGCGACCTTTTGCTGCCTATAACTTCGCCCGGCACAGACTTCCGAGGCACTGACGAGCGCATGAGGGCCCTCTGTGCATGTCGCCCATGTGGCAAACCTTAATTTTCCTGACTTCTCACTAAATACAGCAAATAAAGGTGTTAATTCAGGGTGCTGTGGGTCGCCACTGGAGACTAAGATGTTGGGTGTTTGGTTGTTACTATCAgaatttggggtggggggggtatttGCATGTGAGCAGGTTTCAGATTTTGCAAGAATAACTGGCACAAGGATTTTTGGcagtggttgttttttttttgtcaaagtaTAGAATATTATTGTTTGGAAGGGAGAGGGATCAGAATCGGTGCAGTTAACCCAGTGGTTCTCacagtcggtcctcgggccccactgccctgcttgttttcctgctatccctgccccagctgtctttcagcttctgattacctgcatcaggtgtgttcagtcaatcagcagtgcgtagggcagggatagctggaaaacgaacagggcagtggggcctgaggaccgactGTGAGAACCACTGGGTTAACCTAGTGTTTTTGAATCGCTGTTTTTGTGCTGGTGTTTTAACTTCTAGTGAATTAGGCAGTTGTACtttttctattcctgtctctgaCAATTACCACCTTTATATTCTGTATCTTTCCTTATCTTTCCGTTTTCAGTTTACGGTTTGTGTAAGTATCTGCATCTCACTCTCtccttttctgtgtgtgttcagTTGGAAATTTCAGCTTGGTGTACATGTTAAAATTCTCTGCATGCCCGCCGTATCTGGTCGTCCCTGGGTTCTGCTCGACCCCTCCCATCCTGAATGAGTGTTTGTCTTGTGATAGGCCCCCAGTAGCCTGCTGGATGCTTTGGAGCAGCACTTGGCTTCCCTTGAAGGAAAGAAGGTCAAAGATTCCACTGCTGCAAGCAGGTATGGTTTTGAATTGTGGCTCCTTTCCCCTGAAAAGTGACTTCTGAGTGTGATCTCTGTGGAGCACGTGTTCGGGCAGGTCCACATGGCTCTCAACGTGCCTTGTAGCTAtgttttgtgtctgtctgttctCTTCTCAGTCATCCATCTGAGAAGCTTTGTTAGAACCCTCCGAAATTCATACTGGTCCCTTTCAGCCACTCTTATCAGATCTTCTGAAATAACATGTGACTGTATATTATGGTGTTAAGCTTCCTGTTACTTTCCTGATGGGGGGTTTTTTGGCCTTTAATGAAAAACATTCCCTCCTCTTGATGTTCCAGAAGTTGAAGACCCAAAGTAGCGATTAGTAATTTGCCACTCACTCTCGCTAATTCGCACCGATGCACGTGTCAGGGCACATTGGAAGGATGTGTACCCCCCACAAATGTTGCCCGGTGCCAGTGGAGCATTTCCGACGGCGCCAGTGTTACCGTACTGTCTGGAGCcgtaaccccaccccccccggtcTCACATGTCCAGGGCCAGCACCCTCTCAAATGCGGTATCGTCGCTGGCGAACACGGGTATCTCCTTCACCAAAGTGGACGAAAGGGAAAAGCAGGCGGCCCTGGAGGAAGAACAGGCTCGCTTAAAAGCGCTCAAGGTACacttctccccccaccccaataaaGGAAAAAGGCTCGCTGTCTATATGCTTTTCACCCAGGCAGTAATCTCTAAGCTGCGAATGCTAGCTGCGTCTTGATATTTTGTGGATTTTGTTTCACCTTAACTGGGTAGTGATGCTGGCTGCTGTGGGTTTAACTCTGTAAATTTAAGCTGGAAACCAGCGAGAGATGTTGGTTTCCAGAAGGTTCCCGGTTTCTGTTCGAGGTGTGCCCGTGTGTCTGGGAATTTCTTGGCAGCAACTTTTATAAAGTGTTGTTCCTTCATCTCTGAATTTGtctaaggtgtgtgtgtgtgtgtgtgtgtgtctgtgtgcgcgcgtgtgtgtgcacgtgtgtgtgtgtgcgcaaagtgcggtaaaacctgaaacttccttacatttggggacatttttcagggtCCTCATTTGGATAACCTGTTTCATAAAAATTTgatcaaaaaagttaaaatgCCAAGTCTTGCATCTTGTTTTGTTACTTTTGGTTACGGTTTGGACTGGGTAGGTTGTAAGGGTGATTGGGATTTGGGATTTTACCGTAAAAATGAATGGAATGTCCCCCCTTCAGATAGGTACGCCaacgtgtgtgcgtctgtcctAGGAATGGTGTGAAAAGGCCTCggcattaaaatatttaaagtttttttgACTACATTGAAttttggtgatcagtggtcattgttgacacgccacagcacacagtgcacaacaatgaaatgtgtcctctgcttttAACCCATATGCGACATcgtgacacagcagggggcagctaattcagcgcctggggagcagtgcttgggggcggcactctgctcagggtacctcagtggtgccttgctggtcggcaATTCAAACCCGcagtctttcaattacaagtgcacttccgtGACCATGAAGCCACCACTGACCTTCTTCCTAGGAACAGCGTTTGAAGGAGTTGTCAAAGAAGCCATCCACCACTGCTGCGTCACCCGTCTCTACCACCGGGGGCACAATCAGTACTGCCCCGGCGATTGACCTCTTCTCCACTCCCAGCTCCACAAACAGGTCTTGATTCTCTTGATTGGCTTGTGTTTAGGTTCCCTAGGCCTTAGACCTTGTATCTCTACTATAAGGGTTTTTGTATAACTTAAATCGCAGATGGTTGTGTTAATCACTTCTGCCGATGTGGAAGATgacatttgttctgtttttgttcaAATTTTAATATATGGCCAGTGTTGGGCAGATGCGAACTCCACAGGAACTTGCTGGTTACGCATGGGTTCCAGTCCTTTAGGCCGTGCCCAGTCACACTCCATGTGCAGCCATCTGAGCTGGTTGTGGATGGTTCCTGGTGTTGACTGAAGCAGCTCCATGCCTTTCTCCTTCTCGCCCAGCACTTCCAAGGTGCAGAGTGACTTGCTTGACCTGCAGCCAACATTTCAGCCACCGATGCCAATCTCCACAGGCCTGCCTGTAGCAAACACATGGGCAGGTAAGCAGCCCCGATGCTTAGCTATACGTTATTTACACTTGACTGCAAGTCAAGTGCCGCTCTATCAGGCGTTGAGTTTAAGGTGATAAGtagttttaatatttatataatgattGGCAGAATATTatgatttaaacatttaaaatatgaccGAGTTGAAATGCCGCTGCATTAATTGTGATCTTATGGCAACTCTAGTTTTTAATCGTGATATGGCGTGGTACAGTCTTTCAAAAGAATACTCAGAGATTAGGTTGCTTGAATGCTAAGGAGAGGTCGCAGACTTGAAAAGATTTGCTCTTGTAAGGGGCTCAGTTCCAGTATATTAAGGTATAATCATATGCAGGTCCTATCACTGTGTGCTTAATGTGGAGGTCAACAGCtgtaaaaaaaagttaaacaatgataagctgaaactgattacCTTAGCTTAAATGCTTACTTAACTGTGATGGGTAAACTCATTCTCTAATGATGCATTTAGAAATGCATATCCCTCATTTCACTTGCATTTCTATAAGCATTGTTCTTCAGTGTGGTCTGGTGACACATTGAGGTACTGTTGTGTTGTATTGGGTTTTTACTTCAGTACTAAAAATGGGTTTCTTCAGGGTGTAGTTTATGATCTGGCAGGACACTGGTGATCGGCTCTTTCTCATGATGTCATCTCTGCATGGTTTGAAGGAAACAATTTGTGTTCAGTCAACAGCATTGCAATCCAGTGCTTCTCTTCAATTAAGAAAATCGAGCGTTTTATTGATGTTCACTCATCTTGAGTTTTTATCTCCACTGGCATATGATTGTGACTAGGAGTGATGTCATAGAAAGACTCGTTTGTATGTTTTCCTTTTCGAGTTTGGATGATCCATCAGTAATTTTAATGTGCACCTCCGGTAAATCACAG
This genomic stretch from Brienomyrus brachyistius isolate T26 chromosome 6, BBRACH_0.4, whole genome shotgun sequence harbors:
- the picalma gene encoding phosphatidylinositol binding clathrin assembly protein a isoform X6, with protein sequence MSGQSITDRITAAQHSVTGSAVSKTVCKATTHEIMGPKKKHLDYLIQCTNEMNVNIPQLADTLFERTTNTSWVVVFKSLITTHHLMVYGNERFIQYLASRNTLFNLSNFLDKSGLQGYDMSTFIRRYSRYLNEKAVSYRQVAFDFTKVKRGADGVMRTMNTEKLLKTIPIIQNQMDALLDFNVNANELTNGVINAAFMLLFKDAIRLFAAYNEGIINLLEKYFDMKKTQCKEGLDIYKKFLTRMTRISEFLKVAEQVGIDRGDIPDLSQFTVCAPSSLLDALEQHLASLEGKKVKDSTAASRASTLSNAVSSLANTGISFTKVDEREKQAALEEEQARLKALKEQRLKELSKKPSTTAASPVSTTGGTISTAPAIDLFSTPSSTNSTSKVQSDLLDLQPTFQPPMPISTGLPVANTWADPFTSSEAVDDSIPNLNPFLTKPVVDAVHLPVVSSDGVSFSSRTPSHEMFGDSFCGPAPYPNASLFQSEPSAVAGLFGGFSASPAPQSQTSRGLNVDFDSVFGNKSASSNNPDSADDVLGGILKPTVASPNQGLPPNSQQPGKLVSDDLDSSLANLVGNLGIRNGTTKNDIHWSQPGEKKLTGGTNWQPKTAPTTTWNPATMNGMHFPQYAPSVMAFPATTPTGMMAYGVPPQMGSMAMMTQPTMMYTQPVLRPPNPFGPVPGAQPSTASSPSSQSPLRAPGKDPFAQLSLKDFL
- the picalma gene encoding phosphatidylinositol binding clathrin assembly protein a isoform X13, yielding MSGQSITDRITAAQHSVTGSAVSKTVCKATTHEIMGPKKKHLDYLIQCTNEMNVNIPQLADTLFERTTNTSWVVVFKSLITTHHLMVYGNERFIQYLASRNTLFNLSNFLDKSGLQGYDMSTFIRRYSRYLNEKAVSYRQVAFDFTKVKRGADGVMRTMNTEKLLKTIPIIQNQMDALLDFNVNANELTNGVINAAFMLLFKDAIRLFAAYNEGIINLLEKYFDMKKTQCKEGLDIYKKFLTRMTRISEFLKVAEQVGIDRGDIPDLSQFTVCAPSSLLDALEQHLASLEGKKVKDSTAASRASTLSNAVSSLANTGISFTKVDEREKQAALEEEQARLKALKEQRLKELSKKPSTTAASPVSTTGGTISTAPAIDLFSTPSSTNSTSKVQSDLLDLQPTFQPPMPISTGLPVANTWADSFCGPAPYPNASLFQSEPSAVAGLFGGFSASPAPQSQTSRGLNVDFDSVFGNKSASSNNPDSADDVLGGILKPTVASPNQGLPPNSQQPGKLVSDDLDSSLANLVGNLGIRNGTTKNDIHWSQPGEKKLTGGTNWQPKTAPTTTWNPATMNGMHFPQYAPSVMAFPATTPTGMMAYGVPPQMGSMAMMTQPTMMYTQPVLRPPNPFGPVPGAQVCVPTHGTGDPPSTASSPSSQSPLRAPGKDPFAQLSLKDFL
- the picalma gene encoding phosphatidylinositol binding clathrin assembly protein a isoform X14, with the protein product MSGQSITDRITAAQHSVTGSAVSKTVCKATTHEIMGPKKKHLDYLIQCTNEMNVNIPQLADTLFERTTNTSWVVVFKSLITTHHLMVYGNERFIQYLASRNTLFNLSNFLDKSGLQGYDMSTFIRRYSRYLNEKAVSYRQVAFDFTKVKRGADGVMRTMNTEKLLKTIPIIQNQMDALLDFNVNANELTNGVINAAFMLLFKDAIRLFAAYNEGIINLLEKYFDMKKTQCKEGLDIYKKFLTRMTRISEFLKVAEQVGIDRGDIPDLSQFTVCAPSSLLDALEQHLASLEGKKVKDSTAASRASTLSNAVSSLANTGISFTKVDEREKQAALEEEQARLKALKEQRLKELSKKPSTTAASPVSTTGGTISTAPAIDLFSTPSSTNSTSKVQSDLLDLQPTFQPPMPISTGLPVANTWADSFCGPAPYPNASLFQSEPSAVAGLFGGFSASPAPQSQTSRGLNVDFDSVFGNKSASSNNPDSADDVLGGILKPTVASPNQGLPPNSQQPGKLVSDDLDSSLANLVGNLGIRNGTTKNDIHWSQPGEKKLTGGTNWQPKTAPTTTWNPATMAPSVMAFPATTPTGMMAYGVPPQMGSMAMMTQPTMMYTQPVLRPPNPFGPVPGAQPSTASSPSSQSPLRAPGKDPFAQLSLKDFL
- the picalma gene encoding phosphatidylinositol binding clathrin assembly protein a isoform X16; translated protein: MSGQSITDRITAAQHSVTGSAVSKTVCKATTHEIMGPKKKHLDYLIQCTNEMNVNIPQLADTLFERTTNTSWVVVFKSLITTHHLMVYGNERFIQYLASRNTLFNLSNFLDKSGLQGYDMSTFIRRYSRYLNEKAVSYRQVAFDFTKVKRGADGVMRTMNTEKLLKTIPIIQNQMDALLDFNVNANELTNGVINAAFMLLFKDAIRLFAAYNEGIINLLEKYFDMKKTQCKEGLDIYKKFLTRMTRISEFLKVAEQVGIDRGDIPDLSQFTVCAPSSLLDALEQHLASLEGKKVKDSTAASRASTLSNAVSSLANTGISFTKVDEREKQAALEEEQARLKALKEQRLKELSKKPSTTAASPVSTTGGTISTAPAIDLFSTPSSTNSTSKVQSDLLDLQPTFQPPMPISTGLPVANTWAGFSASPAPQSQTSRGLNVDFDSVFGNKSASSNNPDSADDVLGGILKPTVASPNQGLPPNSQQPGKLVSDDLDSSLANLVGNLGIRNGTTKNDIHWSQPGEKKLTGGTNWQPKTAPTTTWNPATMNGMHFPQYAPSVMAFPATTPTGMMAYGVPPQMGSMAMMTQPTMMYTQPVLRPPNPFGPVPGAQVCVPTHGTGDPPSTASSPSSQSPLRAPGKDPFAQLSLKDFL
- the picalma gene encoding phosphatidylinositol binding clathrin assembly protein a isoform X12 translates to MSGQSITDRITAAQHSVTGSAVSKTVCKATTHEIMGPKKKHLDYLIQCTNEMNVNIPQLADTLFERTTNTSWVVVFKSLITTHHLMVYGNERFIQYLASRNTLFNLSNFLDKSGLQGYDMSTFIRRYSRYLNEKAVSYRQVAFDFTKVKRGADGVMRTMNTEKLLKTIPIIQNQMDALLDFNVNANELTNGVINAAFMLLFKDAIRLFAAYNEGIINLLEKYFDMKKTQCKEGLDIYKKFLTRMTRISEFLKVAEQVGIDRGDIPDLSQFTVCAPSSLLDALEQHLASLEGKKVKDSTAASRASTLSNAVSSLANTGISFTKVDEREKQAALEEEQARLKALKEQRLKELSKKPSTTAASPVSTTGGTISTAPAIDLFSTPSSTNSTSKVQSDLLDLQPTFQPPMPISTGLPVANTWADPFTSSEAVDDSIPNLNPFLTKPVVDAVHLPVVSSDGVSFSSRTPSHEMFGDSFCGPAPYPNASLFQSEPSAVAGLFGGFSASPAPQSQTSRGLNVDFDSVFGNKSASSNNPDSADDVLGGILKPTVASPNQGLPPNSQQPGKLVSDDLDSSLANLVGNLGIRNGTTKNDIHWSQPGEKKLTGGTNWQPKTAPTTTWNPATMNGMHFPQYAPSVMAFPATTPTGMMAYGVPPQMGSMAMMTQPTMMYTQPVLRPPNPFGPVPGAQMQFM
- the picalma gene encoding phosphatidylinositol binding clathrin assembly protein a isoform X5; the encoded protein is MSGQSITDRITAAQHSVTGSAVSKTVCKATTHEIMGPKKKHLDYLIQCTNEMNVNIPQLADTLFERTTNTSWVVVFKSLITTHHLMVYGNERFIQYLASRNTLFNLSNFLDKSGLQGYDMSTFIRRYSRYLNEKAVSYRQVAFDFTKVKRGADGVMRTMNTEKLLKTIPIIQNQMDALLDFNVNANELTNGVINAAFMLLFKDAIRLFAAYNEGIINLLEKYFDMKKTQCKEGLDIYKKFLTRMTRISEFLKVAEQVGIDRGDIPDLSQFTVCAPSSLLDALEQHLASLEGKKVKDSTAASRASTLSNAVSSLANTGISFTKVDEREKQAALEEEQARLKALKEQRLKELSKKPSTTAASPVSTTGGTISTAPAIDLFSTPSSTNSTSKVQSDLLDLQPTFQPPMPISTGLPVANTWADPFTSSEAVDDSIPNLNPFLTKPVVDAVHLPVVSSDGVSFSSRTPSHEMFGDSFCGPAPYPNASLFQSEPSAVAGLFGGFSASPAPQSQTSRGLNVDFDSVFGNKSASSNNPDSADDVLGGILKPTVASPNQGLPPNSQQPGKLVSDDLDSSLANLVGNLGIRNGTTKNDIHWSQPGEKKLTGGTNWQPKTAPTTTWNPATMAPSVMAFPATTPTGMMAYGVPPQMGSMAMMTQPTMMYTQPVLRPPNPFGPVPGAQVCVPTHGTGDPPSTASSPSSQSPLRAPGKDPFAQLSLKDFL
- the picalma gene encoding phosphatidylinositol binding clathrin assembly protein a isoform X15, whose product is MSGQSITDRITAAQHSVTGSAVSKTVCKATTHEIMGPKKKHLDYLIQCTNEMNVNIPQLADTLFERTTNTSWVVVFKSLITTHHLMVYGNERFIQYLASRNTLFNLSNFLDKSGLQGYDMSTFIRRYSRYLNEKAVSYRQVAFDFTKVKRGADGVMRTMNTEKLLKTIPIIQNQMDALLDFNVNANELTNGVINAAFMLLFKDAIRLFAAYNEGIINLLEKYFDMKKTQCKEGLDIYKKFLTRMTRISEFLKVAEQVGIDRGDIPDLSQAPSSLLDALEQHLASLEGKKVKDSTAASRASTLSNAVSSLANTGISFTKVDEREKQAALEEEQARLKALKRLKELSKKPSTTAASPVSTTGGTISTAPAIDLFSTPSSTNSTSKVQSDLLDLQPTFQPPMPISTGLPVANTWADSFCGPAPYPNASLFQSEPSAVAGLFGGFSASPAPQSQTSRGLNVDFDSVFGNKSASSNNPDSAVASPNQGLPPNSQQPGKLVSDDLDSSLANLVGNLGIRNGTTKNDIHWSQPGEKKLTGGTNWQPKTAPTTTWNPATMAPSVMAFPATTPTGMMAYGVPPQMGSMAMMTQPTMMYTQPVLRPPNPFGPVPGAQVCVPTHGTGDPPSTASSPSSQSPLRAPGKDPFAQLSLKDFL
- the picalma gene encoding phosphatidylinositol binding clathrin assembly protein a isoform X20; the protein is MSGQSITDRITAAQHSVTGSAVSKTVCKATTHEIMGPKKKHLDYLIQCTNEMNVNIPQLADTLFERTTNTSWVVVFKSLITTHHLMVYGNERFIQYLASRNTLFNLSNFLDKSGLQGYDMSTFIRRYSRYLNEKAVSYRQVAFDFTKVKRGADGVMRTMNTEKLLKTIPIIQNQMDALLDFNVNANELTNGVINAAFMLLFKDAIRLFAAYNEGIINLLEKYFDMKKTQCKEGLDIYKKFLTRMTRISEFLKVAEQVGIDRGDIPDLSQFTVCAPSSLLDALEQHLASLEGKKVKDSTAASRASTLSNAVSSLANTGISFTKVDEREKQAALEEEQARLKALKEQRLKELSKKPSTTAASPVSTTGGTISTAPAIDLFSTPSSTNSTSKVQSDLLDLQPTFQPPMPISTGLPVANTWAGFSASPAPQSQTSRGLNVDFDSVFGNKSASSNNPDSAVASPNQGLPPNSQQPGKLVSDDLDSSLANLVGNLGIRNGTTKNDIHWSQPGEKKLTGGTNWQPKTAPTTTWNPATMNGMHFPQYAPSVMAFPATTPTGMMAYGVPPQMGSMAMMTQPTMMYTQPVLRPPNPFGPVPGAQVCVPTHGTGDPPSTASSPSSQSPLRAPGKDPFAQLSLKDFL
- the picalma gene encoding phosphatidylinositol binding clathrin assembly protein a isoform X21, which encodes MSGQSITDRITAAQHSVTGSAVSKTVCKATTHEIMGPKKKHLDYLIQCTNEMNVNIPQLADTLFERTTNTSWVVVFKSLITTHHLMVYGNERFIQYLASRNTLFNLSNFLDKSGLQGYDMSTFIRRYSRYLNEKAVSYRQVAFDFTKVKRGADGVMRTMNTEKLLKTIPIIQNQMDALLDFNVNANELTNGVINAAFMLLFKDAIRLFAAYNEGIINLLEKYFDMKKTQCKEGLDIYKKFLTRMTRISEFLKVAEQVGIDRGDIPDLSQAPSSLLDALEQHLASLEGKKVKDSTAASRASTLSNAVSSLANTGISFTKVDEREKQAALEEEQARLKALKEQRLKELSKKPSTTAASPVSTTGGTISTAPAIDLFSTPSSTNSTSKVQSDLLDLQPTFQPPMPISTGLPVANTWAGFSASPAPQSQTSRGLNVDFDSVFGNKSASSNNPDSAGGILKPTVASPNQGLPPNSQQPGKLVSDDLDSSLANLVGNLGIRNGTTKNDIHWSQPGEKKLTGGTNWQPKTAPTTTWNPATMAPSVMAFPATTPTGMMAYGVPPQMGSMAMMTQPTMMYTQPVLRPPNPFGPVPGAQVCVPTHGTGDPPSTASSPSSQSPLRAPGKDPFAQLSLKDFL